Proteins co-encoded in one Corynebacterium tuberculostearicum genomic window:
- a CDS encoding M18 family aminopeptidase, with protein sequence MSYTADFLDFIAASPSSYHAAQEVSRQLREEGFEVQDEGTEWSSAPGGHVMVRGGAVAAWYVPEGADKNSGFRIVGSHTDSPGLVLKPTPDFSAAGWQQVAVEVYGGALLHTWFDRELTVAGQIVTKDGTRHLVNTGPVLRLPSLAIHLYRKDEFKPDRQYNMQPVLSVGDPEASILQVVGEKVGVAKRDIASFNLITADAARGEVFGAGEQFIAAGRMDNLSSVHASLEAMKRAAESYHGNEILVMMAFDHEEVGSSSRYGAGGPILADVLTRTARALGADEEERFQMFSRSSCVSADAAHSVHPNYLSKHDPTHHPIIGKGPVTKINGNQRYASDATTVALWETACGRAGVPVQRFVGNNDVPCGSTIGPITATRLGIDTVDVGVPMLSMHSAREMVGKRDQVWLAQALEAYLVG encoded by the coding sequence ATGAGTTATACCGCAGATTTCCTAGATTTCATCGCTGCTTCTCCTTCCTCGTACCATGCCGCACAAGAGGTATCCCGCCAGCTGCGCGAGGAGGGATTTGAGGTACAGGATGAAGGCACGGAATGGTCGTCTGCGCCAGGCGGCCACGTGATGGTGCGCGGCGGCGCGGTAGCGGCGTGGTACGTGCCAGAGGGCGCGGATAAGAATTCTGGGTTCCGCATCGTCGGGTCGCATACGGATTCGCCGGGTCTGGTTCTTAAACCCACGCCGGATTTTTCGGCGGCGGGCTGGCAGCAAGTGGCAGTAGAGGTCTATGGCGGGGCGCTACTGCATACCTGGTTCGATCGGGAGCTGACCGTAGCCGGGCAGATTGTGACGAAGGATGGCACGCGACACCTGGTCAATACTGGTCCAGTGCTGCGCCTCCCTTCCCTTGCGATCCACCTTTACCGCAAGGATGAATTCAAGCCGGACCGTCAATACAATATGCAGCCGGTTTTGAGCGTCGGTGACCCAGAGGCGTCCATCTTGCAGGTAGTGGGGGAGAAGGTGGGCGTCGCCAAGCGGGACATTGCCTCTTTCAACCTGATTACGGCTGACGCCGCCCGCGGTGAAGTCTTTGGCGCTGGGGAGCAGTTTATCGCGGCCGGACGCATGGATAACCTTTCTTCCGTACATGCTTCGTTGGAGGCGATGAAGAGGGCCGCCGAGAGTTATCACGGCAACGAAATCTTGGTCATGATGGCCTTTGACCACGAAGAGGTAGGCTCCAGCTCGCGCTACGGTGCGGGCGGACCCATCCTCGCGGATGTACTTACCCGTACGGCGCGAGCACTGGGGGCCGACGAGGAGGAGCGTTTCCAGATGTTTTCACGCTCGAGCTGTGTTTCGGCCGATGCAGCGCACTCCGTGCACCCCAACTACTTGAGCAAGCACGATCCCACGCACCATCCGATCATCGGCAAAGGCCCAGTGACCAAGATCAACGGCAATCAGCGTTATGCCTCCGATGCCACCACGGTGGCGCTGTGGGAAACAGCGTGCGGCAGGGCCGGTGTACCGGTGCAGCGTTTTGTGGGCAATAATGATGTGCCCTGCGGCTCGACCATCGGTCCCATTACGGCGACGCGTTTGGGCATCGACACTGTCGATGTGGGCGTGCCCATGCTGTCCATGCATTCGGCGCGAGAAATGGTGGGCAAGCGGGACCAAGTATGGCTCGCGCAGGCACTTGAGGCATACTTGGTGGGATAG
- a CDS encoding tRNA (adenine-N1)-methyltransferase codes for MAYSGPFAYGDRVQLTDAKRRHYTVILEEGGQFHSHKGIINHDDIVGMDEGSVIESTLGSFFLLFRHLMVDHVLSMPRGAAVIYPKDAAQILVEGDIFMGARVLEAGAGSGALSMSLLRAVGPEGHVYSYEVRDDHLEYAVDNVKEYFGEQPEWWSPRLGDLGDVTAEDLGGPVDRVILDMLEPWEHLETVRDLLIPGGVFMTYVATVPQLMKVMEGIRELKCFTEPKSWESLVREWKVEGLATRPEHRMNAHTAFLIWTRRLADGVTPPRPQRRARK; via the coding sequence ATGGCATATTCCGGCCCCTTTGCCTACGGCGACCGCGTGCAGCTTACCGACGCCAAACGGCGCCACTACACGGTCATTCTGGAAGAAGGAGGCCAGTTCCACTCCCACAAGGGCATCATTAACCATGATGACATCGTGGGTATGGATGAGGGCTCGGTTATTGAGTCCACCCTTGGCTCCTTCTTCCTGCTTTTCCGCCACCTGATGGTGGACCACGTGCTGTCGATGCCGCGCGGTGCTGCGGTGATCTACCCCAAGGATGCGGCACAGATCCTAGTGGAAGGCGATATCTTCATGGGCGCGCGCGTGCTCGAGGCCGGCGCCGGTTCGGGTGCATTGTCCATGTCTCTGCTGCGAGCTGTGGGCCCAGAAGGCCACGTGTATTCCTATGAGGTGCGCGATGACCATCTTGAGTATGCGGTGGATAACGTGAAGGAATACTTTGGCGAGCAGCCCGAGTGGTGGTCGCCGCGCCTAGGCGATTTAGGAGATGTCACCGCCGAGGACTTGGGCGGGCCGGTCGACCGCGTAATCCTCGATATGCTCGAGCCTTGGGAGCACTTGGAGACCGTGCGCGATCTCCTCATCCCCGGTGGTGTCTTCATGACCTACGTGGCAACGGTGCCGCAGTTGATGAAGGTCATGGAAGGCATTCGCGAGCTCAAGTGCTTCACCGAGCCTAAGTCGTGGGAATCGCTGGTGCGCGAATGGAAGGTTGAAGGCTTGGCTACCCGCCCAGAGCACCGTATGAACGCGCATACCGCCTTCCTTATCTGGACCCGTCGCTTGGCCGATGGCGTCACTCCGCCGCGTCCGCAGCGCCGTGCCCGAAAATAG
- the arc gene encoding proteasome ATPase: protein MDQATDYKRQVNQLAARNQKLAGLLKESRGKLEQLFAEVNALAEPASTYGVFLGYSPTHSEVGTTAEVYTNGRTMQLKVSPNVEPGSLVAGQQVRLGDGFVVVEGCAPDSTGELATVVERLGDQRLIVANSSGEEKVVLLSQALREETPVPAGEIVLVDPKAAIALEKVEKTELSQLSLEEVPDVRYEDIGGLDEQISQIRDSVELPFIHPDLYHQYELQPPKGVLLYGPPGCGKTLIAKAVAHSLAQQLGSDGSSYFLNIKGPELLNKYVGETERRIRLIFERARELAQLSSDRPVVIFFDEMESIFRTRGSGVSSDMETTVVPQLLTELDGVESLSNVIVIGATNREELIDPAIMRPGRLDIKIRVNRPNKEGAREIFARHFAESVPHEGTLEELISAAVDELYADRPFVQLHFSSGEREILHYRDFVSGAMIANILSRAKKLAIKEALQMRADCEQGEGEHRGGIAKQHLLQAIAAERAESEYVPTSTNPEEWTKIISQDHAGARVERVELLTAKRSA from the coding sequence ATGGATCAAGCCACGGACTACAAGCGGCAGGTCAACCAGCTTGCCGCCCGCAATCAGAAGTTGGCCGGCTTATTAAAAGAATCGCGGGGGAAGCTGGAACAGCTTTTTGCGGAGGTCAATGCGCTGGCAGAGCCGGCATCGACCTACGGCGTTTTCCTCGGCTATTCGCCTACCCACAGCGAGGTGGGAACCACCGCGGAGGTCTACACCAATGGCCGCACCATGCAGCTTAAGGTCTCGCCCAATGTGGAACCAGGTAGCCTAGTAGCCGGCCAGCAGGTTCGCTTGGGCGATGGTTTCGTGGTGGTGGAAGGGTGCGCACCCGACAGCACGGGCGAGCTCGCCACCGTGGTCGAGCGCCTAGGAGACCAACGCCTCATCGTGGCAAATTCCTCTGGCGAGGAAAAAGTGGTGCTCCTATCGCAGGCACTGCGCGAGGAAACCCCCGTGCCAGCAGGAGAAATCGTGCTCGTTGATCCCAAGGCTGCAATCGCGCTGGAAAAGGTGGAAAAGACAGAGCTTTCCCAGCTGTCCCTCGAAGAAGTGCCGGATGTGCGCTACGAGGACATCGGCGGGCTCGATGAGCAGATTTCTCAGATCCGCGATTCCGTGGAACTGCCGTTTATCCATCCGGACCTTTACCACCAATACGAGCTACAGCCGCCTAAGGGCGTCCTCCTCTATGGCCCGCCAGGGTGCGGTAAGACGCTCATCGCCAAGGCCGTGGCCCATTCCTTGGCGCAGCAGTTAGGTAGCGATGGGTCGAGCTACTTCCTCAATATCAAGGGCCCAGAGTTGCTCAATAAGTATGTAGGTGAGACGGAACGTCGCATCCGCCTCATCTTTGAGCGCGCTCGTGAATTAGCCCAGCTGAGTTCCGACCGGCCGGTGGTCATCTTTTTTGATGAGATGGAATCGATCTTCCGCACCCGTGGCTCGGGCGTGTCCTCGGATATGGAAACCACGGTGGTGCCGCAGTTGCTTACGGAGCTCGACGGAGTAGAAAGCCTTTCCAATGTGATCGTTATTGGCGCTACCAACCGCGAGGAGCTCATCGATCCCGCCATCATGCGTCCCGGTCGGCTGGATATCAAGATCCGGGTCAACCGGCCGAATAAAGAGGGCGCCCGCGAGATCTTTGCTCGCCACTTTGCAGAATCCGTGCCGCACGAGGGCACGCTAGAGGAACTCATCAGCGCCGCGGTGGATGAGCTCTATGCCGATCGCCCCTTTGTGCAGCTGCATTTTTCCAGCGGAGAGCGCGAAATTCTGCACTACCGGGACTTTGTCTCCGGCGCGATGATTGCCAATATCCTTTCACGTGCCAAGAAGCTGGCTATTAAGGAAGCGTTGCAGATGCGTGCAGATTGCGAGCAGGGGGAAGGCGAGCATCGCGGGGGCATCGCCAAGCAGCATTTGCTCCAGGCCATCGCAGCCGAGCGCGCCGAATCCGAGTACGTGCCCACCTCTACCAACCCGGAGGAGTGGACTAAGATCATTTCCCAAGACCATGCTGGAGCCCGCGTAGAACGGGTGGAGCTACTGACTGCAAAGAGGAGCGCATGA
- the dop gene encoding depupylase/deamidase Dop encodes MSRVVGTETEYGIATPELSEYSPIISSTHAVVAYAAMHTGARSRWDFAEEHPLRDSRGFDLKRYQTVPVVDPNAIGVANVVTANGARFYVDHAHPEYSAPECTNVWAATLYDAAGDATLLQAAASVAGLSAQGKSVLANHDPCPALRFYKNNVDGKGASYGSHENYQYSRATDFDTMAQALIPFFVARQVVIGAGRMGLGEFGEEPGFQISQRADYIEQEISLETTLNRGIINTRDEPHAVHTDFGRLHVIIGDANMSQTSTLLKLGMTSLVLDAIEDGVDFSDLRLKDAVAEVPRVSRDLALQYRLQLADARQLTALELLAEYRARVTPRTDADHKVLAAWDEAVALLAEDPMQAAHLLDWVAKYRLIKGYLDRGIDPADPKLRLIDLQYAEIDPAKSLHHALVCKGQMRQLFSTADIEHAASTPPEDTRAYFRGRVTQKFGEDVIAASWQSLTFRVGEGSAAPWATVPMDETTSLTRTECGEIIEAARTVEDLLQGLTDSGIHPEYRN; translated from the coding sequence ATGAGTCGCGTAGTAGGCACCGAGACCGAGTACGGAATTGCCACCCCAGAGCTATCGGAATATTCGCCCATCATTTCTTCCACGCACGCGGTGGTAGCTTATGCCGCTATGCACACTGGGGCGCGCTCGCGCTGGGACTTTGCTGAGGAACACCCGCTGCGCGATTCCCGCGGCTTTGATCTCAAGCGCTATCAAACCGTGCCCGTGGTGGATCCCAACGCCATCGGGGTGGCCAATGTGGTCACGGCCAATGGTGCGCGCTTCTATGTGGACCACGCCCACCCAGAATATTCCGCACCGGAATGCACCAATGTCTGGGCAGCTACGCTTTACGACGCCGCAGGGGACGCCACGCTCCTGCAAGCCGCCGCGTCCGTAGCAGGTCTGAGCGCGCAAGGAAAGTCCGTCCTTGCCAACCATGACCCGTGCCCTGCCTTGCGCTTCTATAAAAACAACGTGGACGGCAAGGGCGCGTCTTATGGCTCGCACGAGAACTATCAGTACTCCCGTGCCACGGATTTTGACACCATGGCGCAGGCCCTCATTCCCTTCTTCGTAGCCCGCCAAGTAGTCATCGGTGCCGGACGCATGGGGCTCGGGGAATTCGGCGAGGAGCCAGGCTTCCAGATCTCCCAGCGTGCGGACTATATAGAGCAAGAAATCTCGCTGGAAACCACCCTCAACAGAGGCATCATCAATACCCGCGACGAGCCCCATGCGGTGCACACGGACTTTGGTCGCCTCCACGTCATCATCGGGGATGCGAATATGTCGCAGACCTCCACGCTGCTCAAACTGGGCATGACCTCGCTTGTTCTCGATGCGATTGAGGACGGCGTGGACTTTAGCGATCTCCGCCTGAAGGATGCAGTAGCGGAAGTTCCGCGCGTGAGCCGCGACCTCGCCCTTCAGTATCGGCTCCAGCTCGCCGACGCCCGCCAGCTCACCGCCCTAGAGCTTCTCGCCGAATACCGCGCTCGCGTCACCCCACGCACCGACGCAGACCACAAGGTTCTCGCGGCTTGGGATGAGGCAGTTGCGCTCTTGGCGGAAGATCCCATGCAGGCCGCGCACCTTTTGGATTGGGTTGCGAAGTATCGCCTGATTAAGGGCTACCTTGACCGCGGTATCGACCCGGCCGACCCAAAGCTGCGCCTGATTGACCTGCAATACGCGGAGATTGATCCTGCCAAATCGCTTCACCACGCACTGGTATGCAAGGGGCAGATGCGCCAGCTCTTTAGCACCGCAGATATAGAACACGCTGCCAGCACCCCTCCGGAGGATACCCGCGCGTATTTCCGCGGACGAGTAACGCAGAAATTCGGCGAGGACGTTATTGCAGCGAGCTGGCAAAGCCTCACCTTTCGGGTAGGTGAGGGATCTGCAGCGCCCTGGGCCACCGTTCCGATGGATGAGACCACCAGTCTTACCCGGACCGAATGCGGGGAGATCATCGAAGCCGCACGCACCGTGGAGGATCTCCTCCAGGGACTAACTGACAGCGGTATCCACCCCGAGTACCGTAATTAA
- a CDS encoding ubiquitin-like protein Pup, with translation MSTDQSQVTGGIGGDDSAGEEEFTSTQLSINTTGTDELLDEIDGLLENNAEEFVRSYVQKGGQ, from the coding sequence ATGTCTACTGACCAGTCCCAGGTCACCGGCGGAATCGGCGGCGATGACTCCGCCGGGGAGGAGGAGTTTACCTCCACTCAGCTAAGCATCAATACCACCGGCACCGATGAATTGCTCGATGAGATCGATGGCTTGCTAGAAAACAACGCCGAGGAATTCGTGCGCTCCTATGTCCAAAAGGGCGGGCAGTAA
- the pafA gene encoding Pup--protein ligase, with protein MGIETEYGLTTSAGPGESALSPDEVARVLFRPIVKEHSSSNIFSTNASRLYLDVGSHPEVATAECDSLSQLLAYECAGDAIVNRLGEKAEQTFASEGHPRAVYLFKNNVDSAGNSFGCHENYLISRHMVLKDLGLALLPFLITRQLICGAGMVQPAKGDKPAQFLLSQRADQVWEGVSSATTRSRPIINTRDEPHGDSKRFRRMHIIVGDSNMAEPTMALKVGSTLLILEMLEAGFELPEFNIEKPIHHIRAIARDMTGSTELPLAGGGSVTALEVQQQLCQRASQWLDKREDAGTPTAEMRRVVDLWQRILQAIETQDFSGVDRQIDWVIKLELLERYRARLGGKWDHPKLAQIDMTYHDIRPSRGLFHVLQRKGLVDRWISDADIERAIDTAPATTRAALRGQFLAAARSLGANVTVDWTRLKVNRPEPRTEELLNPFVADDDRVEALLDYMRLHHS; from the coding sequence ATGGGCATCGAGACGGAATATGGCTTAACCACCAGCGCGGGCCCAGGAGAAAGCGCCCTGAGCCCCGATGAAGTGGCGCGCGTGCTTTTTCGGCCTATCGTCAAGGAGCATTCCTCGTCCAATATCTTTTCTACCAATGCCAGCCGTCTGTACCTCGATGTCGGCTCTCACCCCGAGGTAGCCACCGCCGAGTGCGATAGCTTAAGCCAGCTTTTGGCCTATGAATGCGCTGGCGATGCGATAGTCAATCGACTTGGCGAAAAAGCGGAGCAGACCTTTGCTTCCGAGGGGCACCCGCGCGCGGTGTACCTCTTCAAGAACAACGTGGACTCGGCCGGCAATTCTTTTGGCTGCCACGAAAACTATCTCATCAGCCGCCATATGGTTCTGAAGGACTTAGGCCTTGCGCTCCTGCCGTTCCTTATTACCCGCCAGCTCATCTGCGGCGCCGGCATGGTGCAGCCTGCAAAGGGCGATAAGCCCGCCCAATTCCTGCTTTCGCAACGCGCAGACCAGGTCTGGGAAGGCGTATCTTCTGCCACCACCCGCTCGCGTCCCATCATCAATACCCGCGATGAACCACACGGCGATTCCAAGCGCTTCCGGCGCATGCACATCATCGTGGGCGATTCCAATATGGCCGAACCCACCATGGCGCTAAAAGTCGGTTCCACGCTACTCATCCTGGAAATGCTGGAGGCCGGATTCGAGCTGCCGGAGTTCAACATTGAAAAACCCATTCACCATATCCGCGCCATCGCGCGCGATATGACGGGCTCGACCGAACTGCCGCTTGCCGGCGGTGGATCCGTCACCGCGCTCGAGGTCCAGCAGCAACTATGCCAGCGCGCGAGCCAGTGGTTGGACAAGCGGGAAGACGCCGGTACCCCCACCGCCGAAATGCGGCGCGTGGTTGACCTCTGGCAGCGCATCCTGCAGGCCATTGAGACCCAAGATTTTTCCGGCGTGGACAGACAAATCGACTGGGTCATCAAACTGGAGCTGCTCGAGCGCTATCGCGCACGGCTGGGAGGCAAATGGGACCACCCCAAGCTCGCCCAGATTGATATGACCTATCACGATATCCGGCCTAGCCGCGGGCTCTTTCACGTACTGCAGCGCAAGGGACTTGTTGATCGGTGGATTTCGGACGCCGACATCGAACGCGCCATAGACACCGCGCCCGCGACCACCCGCGCCGCGCTACGAGGGCAGTTCCTCGCCGCTGCCCGCAGCCTTGGGGCCAACGTCACCGTTGACTGGACGCGCCTTAAGGTCAACCGCCCAGAGCCGCGCACCGAGGAGCTACTTAATCCCTTCGTGGCCGACGATGATCGGGTCGAGGCGTTGCTAGACTATATGCGTCTACACCACAGCTAG
- a CDS encoding helix-turn-helix transcriptional regulator, with protein sequence MAAHNPAPKRHDEAVERLTNLSFALQGAANSGGSPDRTAAWIRRHVAGYGDKTDEAFAKSLARDIATLQRAGVPIVHSGGEDGARYRLDASSYQLPPVEFSPEEAMVLGIAGGVGTTGGLSDFSLSGWTKIAASGASRNLAGAPVYTAVNDITRLAPEIITAVLAAVRNQLRITFSYRANPATEPVRRVMDPWGVVNRDSHIYLVGFDVDRNAPRVFRALRVSDIKRSHHPAEHPNPNEDLQVLVERTLQRGEKVNARLVIPDGQARELLDAGEQQADGTVLLHKVDKDWLVRTAAGYAPEVQVIEPAEVRQEVISLLRRAAHPQEGR encoded by the coding sequence GTGGCAGCACACAACCCCGCGCCTAAACGGCATGATGAAGCGGTAGAAAGACTCACCAACCTCTCTTTCGCGCTGCAGGGCGCCGCCAATTCCGGCGGTAGCCCGGATCGCACCGCCGCCTGGATTCGCCGGCATGTAGCAGGATACGGCGATAAAACGGATGAGGCCTTTGCCAAATCATTGGCGCGCGATATAGCTACCCTTCAACGCGCCGGGGTACCCATTGTGCACTCCGGCGGCGAAGACGGGGCGCGCTATCGGCTCGACGCGAGTAGCTACCAGCTGCCGCCGGTAGAATTTTCCCCTGAGGAGGCCATGGTTTTAGGCATCGCTGGGGGAGTGGGTACAACCGGAGGCCTGAGCGATTTCTCCTTGTCCGGTTGGACCAAGATTGCCGCCAGCGGCGCCTCGCGCAACCTCGCAGGCGCACCGGTATACACGGCGGTCAATGACATCACGCGACTCGCCCCAGAAATCATCACCGCGGTGCTCGCTGCGGTGCGCAATCAACTCCGCATTACGTTTTCCTACCGTGCTAATCCGGCTACTGAGCCGGTACGCCGCGTCATGGATCCTTGGGGAGTGGTCAACCGTGACAGCCACATCTATCTCGTGGGATTCGATGTGGACCGAAACGCCCCGCGCGTCTTTCGCGCCCTCCGCGTCTCTGACATCAAACGCTCACACCATCCCGCGGAGCACCCCAATCCAAATGAAGACCTGCAGGTGTTGGTAGAGCGTACACTGCAGCGAGGAGAAAAGGTTAATGCGCGCCTCGTCATCCCTGACGGGCAGGCGCGCGAGCTTTTAGATGCCGGCGAGCAACAAGCCGATGGCACGGTGTTGCTGCATAAGGTGGATAAGGACTGGCTCGTACGCACCGCGGCCGGGTATGCGCCGGAAGTACAAGTGATAGAACCAGCCGAGGTGCGCCAGGAGGTCATTTCCCTTTTGCGCAGGGCAGCACATCCGCAGGAAGGACGCTAG
- a CDS encoding helix-turn-helix transcriptional regulator — translation MADGSQKLQALVRSLNLIPYFKNHPDKTPMEAAKDLGMDPGELKEALDRLFCSGTGRNTEDLIDLSFSYRDGVTIHNDQGLSQALRLTPTEAGALLLTLESLQAMPGLIDAHAVESAAAKLRGIMDEKTVAIYESLSTPAPEETDIQALLTQAINERKRVRLRYWSASSNAESERVVDPARIFIVDSEPYLAAWEEAKQAHRTFRIDRISRARILEEKSQPHLKDLDFDASSPFNLGDGDTVQLAINQEFTWLAEYYDMRLGEDLGNGEVAATMPMGSVDWLIRFALGQADRLRVVAPQSVVNLIAERGNTALSGYTQ, via the coding sequence ATGGCTGATGGATCTCAGAAGCTCCAGGCGCTCGTGCGCTCTTTGAACCTGATTCCGTACTTTAAAAATCATCCCGACAAGACGCCTATGGAAGCGGCCAAGGACTTAGGCATGGATCCCGGCGAGCTGAAGGAAGCTCTCGATCGCCTCTTTTGCTCCGGCACGGGGCGCAATACCGAGGACCTCATCGATCTCTCCTTCAGCTATCGGGATGGGGTAACCATCCATAATGATCAAGGCTTAAGCCAGGCACTACGGCTAACCCCGACTGAAGCTGGGGCCTTGCTCCTCACCCTGGAGTCCTTGCAGGCGATGCCAGGGCTAATCGACGCCCATGCGGTCGAATCCGCCGCCGCTAAGCTGCGCGGCATCATGGATGAAAAGACAGTCGCCATCTATGAGTCGCTGTCTACTCCAGCCCCTGAAGAGACTGATATCCAGGCGCTTTTGACCCAGGCAATCAATGAGAGAAAGCGGGTACGGCTGCGTTACTGGAGCGCTTCCTCAAATGCTGAGTCCGAGAGGGTGGTGGATCCAGCCCGTATTTTCATCGTCGATTCCGAGCCCTACTTGGCCGCTTGGGAGGAAGCAAAGCAAGCGCATCGCACTTTCCGTATCGACCGCATTAGTAGGGCTCGTATCTTGGAGGAAAAATCCCAGCCGCACCTGAAAGACCTCGACTTTGATGCCTCTTCACCCTTTAATTTGGGCGATGGGGACACCGTGCAACTAGCAATTAACCAAGAATTCACGTGGCTGGCTGAGTATTACGATATGCGCTTGGGTGAAGACTTAGGAAATGGGGAAGTAGCTGCGACGATGCCAATGGGATCAGTGGATTGGCTTATTCGCTTTGCCCTTGGTCAAGCTGATAGGTTGCGTGTAGTGGCTCCTCAATCCGTGGTAAACCTCATTGCGGAGCGAGGAAACACCGCGTTGAGCGGCTATACTCAGTAG
- the tatA gene encoding Sec-independent protein translocase subunit TatA: MSLGPMEIGLIVLVIVLLFGAKKLPDLARSMGRSMRIFKSEVNEMQSEDTQRSQAQAQLNQKQQSDEEFWNRPDMQPGQQSNTNTQQ, encoded by the coding sequence ATGAGCCTAGGACCTATGGAAATTGGCCTGATCGTACTCGTTATCGTGTTGCTTTTTGGCGCGAAGAAGTTGCCGGATTTGGCACGTTCTATGGGCCGTTCCATGCGCATCTTCAAGTCTGAAGTTAATGAGATGCAGTCCGAGGACACCCAGCGTTCTCAGGCGCAGGCACAGCTGAACCAGAAGCAGCAGTCTGATGAGGAGTTCTGGAACCGCCCAGACATGCAACCAGGCCAGCAGAGCAACACCAACACTCAGCAGTAA
- the tatC gene encoding twin-arginine translocase subunit TatC, which translates to MSSQSQPVSPQKKSKNVKGKLRFSRKQKNPTGEMTLVEHLQELRRRVIIAVLAVVVGAIIGFIWYQRAPFGLSPLGEILREPYCALPPDKRASFSADGECRLLATSPFEMLLLRLKVGALAGTVLSSPVWLYQVWAFVVPGLHKNERRHTLSFVSAAVSLFVAGAVLAYFILSVGLEFLMGIGAEYQTAALTGERYFYFLLALLLIFGISFEIPLLIVSLNLIGVLEYEHVKDKRRIIIVVVMIFAAFVTPGQDPFSMVVLASSLILLIELAFQFCRIHDKRMQRQRPVWMDLDDETASPLGAGPGAVGGPSPVEAPNRVGPSPSPSQPLSRPVQQAQQKRQQTWTTGGKDAPSVGGGFFDDVL; encoded by the coding sequence ATGTCGTCACAGTCACAGCCGGTATCTCCCCAGAAAAAAAGCAAGAATGTGAAGGGTAAATTGCGCTTTTCGCGCAAACAGAAGAACCCTACCGGGGAGATGACCTTGGTGGAGCACCTACAGGAGCTGCGCCGCCGCGTCATCATCGCCGTTTTAGCAGTCGTCGTCGGCGCCATCATTGGGTTCATTTGGTACCAGCGAGCACCATTCGGGCTGTCTCCGTTAGGTGAGATTCTGCGCGAGCCTTATTGCGCCCTTCCTCCAGATAAGCGTGCCTCCTTCAGCGCGGATGGTGAATGTCGCCTACTAGCCACCAGCCCATTTGAAATGCTCCTGCTCCGCCTCAAAGTAGGCGCCCTTGCCGGTACCGTATTGTCCTCGCCGGTGTGGCTATATCAGGTCTGGGCCTTCGTGGTGCCAGGACTGCATAAGAATGAGCGGCGACACACCTTGAGCTTTGTTAGCGCCGCGGTGAGTCTATTCGTTGCCGGTGCCGTGCTGGCCTATTTCATTTTGTCCGTGGGCTTGGAATTCCTCATGGGTATCGGTGCCGAGTACCAAACAGCGGCCCTGACCGGTGAGCGCTATTTCTACTTCCTACTGGCGCTACTACTCATCTTCGGTATTAGCTTTGAAATTCCTCTGCTTATCGTGTCACTCAACCTCATCGGCGTGCTCGAGTATGAACACGTCAAGGATAAGCGCCGCATCATCATTGTCGTCGTGATGATCTTTGCTGCCTTCGTCACCCCGGGGCAAGATCCATTTTCTATGGTGGTCCTCGCTAGCTCATTGATTCTACTCATTGAGCTTGCATTCCAGTTCTGCCGCATTCACGATAAGCGCATGCAGCGCCAGCGCCCAGTGTGGATGGATCTTGATGACGAAACCGCCTCGCCGCTTGGTGCTGGACCAGGGGCCGTCGGCGGTCCCTCCCCTGTGGAGGCACCAAACCGGGTGGGACCATCGCCGAGCCCCTCTCAACCCCTTTCACGACCAGTCCAACAAGCACAACAGAAACGGCAGCAGACGTGGACCACCGGTGGCAAGGACGCTCCGTCGGTCGGCGGCGGCTTTTTCGACGATGTCCTCTAG